The following proteins are encoded in a genomic region of Magnolia sinica isolate HGM2019 chromosome 1, MsV1, whole genome shotgun sequence:
- the LOC131220769 gene encoding DNA damage-repair/toleration protein DRT100-like: MDTSNSPLFLPLSFLLFAITCTVNSCPPSDRAALLAFKSALTEPYLNLFASWSGPDCCHNWYGVSCDPTNSRVADLNLRGESEDPILQKSGRSGFMSGHISPSICHLDRLTTIIIADWKNISGPIPPCISSLPLLRILELIGNRLSGTIPPGIGKLKHLAVLNLADNQISGIIPRSIANLAALKHLDLRNNRISGPIPPNFGNLKMLSRALLGRNLVSGQIPPSIAGMYRLADLDLSVNRISGSIPAWIGRMPVLSSLYLDQNLISGRIPASLVGSRGLSILNLSRNALDGSIPNVFGQQSYFMELDLAYNKLTGPVPKSLTTSMYIGHLDLSYNHLCGQIPAGEPFNHLEASSFFSNDCLCGSPLPKC, encoded by the coding sequence ATGGATACCAGCAACAGTCCGTTGTTCCTTCCGCTCTCTTTCCTTCTGTTCGCCATTACTTGCACCGTTAACTCCTGCCCGCCGTCAGACCGGGCAGCCCTCCTCGCCTTCAAATCTGCCCTGACCGAGCCCTACCTCAATCTCTTCGCCTCCTGGTCAGGCCCCGACTGCTGCCACAACTGGTACGGCGTTAGCTGCGACCCCACCAATTCCCGTGTCGCCGATCTCAACCTCCGCGGCGAGTCCGAAGACCCCATCCTCCAGAAATCCGGCCGATCCGGCTTCATGTCCGGCCATATATCACCGTCCATCTGCCACCTCGACCGCctcaccaccatcatcattgcTGACTGGAAGAACATCTCCGGCCCCATCCCTCCCTGCATCTCCTCCCTCCCCCTCCTCCGCATCCTCGAACTCATCGGCAACCGACTCTCCGGCACCATACCCCCCGGCATCGGCAAGCTTAAACACCTCGCCGTCCTCAACCTCGCCGACAACCAGATCTCCGGCATCATCCCTCGCTCCATCGCCAACCTCGCCGCCCTCAAGCATCTCGACCTCAGGAACAACCGGATCTCCGGCCCGATCCCGCCCAACTTCGGCAACCTCAAGATGCTCAGCCGAGCGCTCCTTGGCCGCAATCTCGTCTCCGGCCAGATCCCCCCGTCGATTGCTGGCATGTACCGGCTCGCTGACCTCGACCTGTCGGTTAACCGGATCTCCGGATCTATCCCGGCGTGGATCGGTAGGATGCCAGTGCTGTCATCGCTGTACCTCGACCAGAATCTCATCTCCGGCCGGATTCCGGCGAGCTTGGTGGGGAGCCGGGGGCTGAGTATCCTAAACCTGAGCCGGAATGCGCTGGATGGGAGCATTCCGAACGTTTTCGGGCAACAATCTTACTTCATGGAGCTTGATCTGGCCTATAATAAGCTGACGGGCCCCGTCCCGAAATCTCTGACGACGTCGATGTACATCGGCCACCTGGATCTGAGTTACAACCATCTCTGCGGGCAAATTCCGGCAGGAGAGCCGTTCAATCATCTGGAAGCATCGTCCTTCTTCAGCAACGACTGCCTCTGCGGATCGCCGCTACCGAAATGCTGA